A region from the Drosophila bipectinata strain 14024-0381.07 chromosome 3R, DbipHiC1v2, whole genome shotgun sequence genome encodes:
- the LOC108122203 gene encoding dual specificity protein phosphatase 18 isoform X2, with protein sequence MDKLGVSCVINVAPELPDTPLSSDKNIVYLRINAQDRSQVDLSQHFDEVADLVEEVRLSGGCTLIHCVAGVSRSASLCLAYLMKHSGMSLREAYKHVQSIRPQVRPNSGFFQQLRQYELQLRGTNSVEMVYFASLDKEIPDILEPEYRAMEDFYQRYRSALKRR encoded by the coding sequence ATGGACAAACTGGGTGTGAGCTGTGTCATCAACGTGGCTCCCGAGCTTCCAGACACCCCCCTATCCAGCGACAAGAATATCGTGTATCTGCGCATCAATGCCCAGGATCGATCGCAGGTGGACCTCTCCCAGCACTTTGACGAAGTCGCCGATCTGGTCGAGGAAGTGCGTCTCAGTGGCGGGTGCACCTTGATCCACTGCGTGGCTGGAGTGAGCCGATCTGCCAGCTTATGCTTAGCCTACCTGATGAAGCACTCGGGGATGAGTTTACGGGAGGCCTACAAACACGTCCAGTCTATACGGCCACAGGTGCGACCAAACTCCGGGTTCTTCCAGCAGCTGCGACAGTATGAACTGCAACTGCGGGGAACCAACTCCGTGGAAATGGTGTACTTTGCATCGCTGGACAAGGAGATCCCCGACATCCTTGAGCCCGAGTACAGGGCCATGGAGGACTTCTATCAGCGTTACCGCAGCGCACTGAAGAGGCGATAA
- the Rpp14b gene encoding uncharacterized protein Rpp14b yields the protein MTDYSYFDIKIKLRDPDAVVLTPSLFRNCIIDSLDSFFCEEKFTLEIVKFCAQQQRVIFRVPQELHDMTCGCLELIGHYQEIPCHFQVLETSKTALDFEKLRGNEKNNEN from the exons ATGACCGATTATTCCTACTTCGATATCAAAAT aaaactaCGAGATCCAGATGCAGTTGTATTAACACCGTCTCTCTTTCGAAACTGCATTATCGATAGTCTGGATAGTTTTTTTTGCGAGGAAAAGTTTACCCTTGAAATTGTCAAGTTTTGTGCACAGCAACAGCGGGTAATCTTCCGGGTGCCCCAGGAACTGCACGATATGACCTGTGGTTGCTTGGAACTAATAGGACATTACCAGGAAATTCCTTGTCACTTTCAGGTGTTGGAAACCTCTAAAACGGCATTGGATTTTGAAAAGCTACGCgggaatgaaaaaaataatgagaACTAA
- the Jasper gene encoding PC4 and SFRS1-interacting protein isoform X1 has protein sequence MGKEKAAKTFNIGDLVFAKVKGYPAWPAKITKCNNKKYNVYFYGTGETANIKLEDLFAYVGNKDKFATDRNMKRAKFSEAIDQIESALRGEDSAPIDLSGGEEAAAAEEPPTTDKQSEQAEESRRPETAEAADSTPAPAPAPAPPEPQKKTGSRKSKAPPRHVDGDGEDATAADAPPPAKRRVPAEGLNSSQTTSASAGTGASSSAKKSVKKSKPTAAVTPIQKRSKPANQNIQNDLLMVYLPTAKCLGININYQRPERFESPAAEKAWVEKSREEAHELKLKLESGQLEPESMPERIVVEPTRNEIPKLEAMRFIEELIEHEDGLFMERDFITLSQQLRECLGLRRANVGKCLEILEQFKEVDLTRLMLLRNPECVDIMRRLRRYVGNLELWKMNSTDEMEFKEKAQIIRKVSTGIYDSFKALFAPLPEQEDNFWVDFCEKVRIYKNYTKNMNENLRVTMSESGYNNLVVAKESAASTAAAQQ, from the exons ATGGGCAAGGAAAAGGCTGCCAAGACTTTCAATATTGGAGACCTTGTGTTTGCCAAGGTCAAGGGTTATCCGGCGTGGCCCGCGAAGATCACCAagtgcaacaacaaaaagtacAATGTTTACTTCTATGGGACGGGGGAGACGGCAAATATTAAATTGGAGGACTTGTTCGCCTACGTAGGGAACAAGGATAAGTTCGCCACTGACAGGAACATGAAACGCGCCAAGTTCAGTGAAGCCATTGACCAAATAGAGAGCGCCCTGCGTGGCGAAGATTCCGCGCCAATCGATTTGTCCGGTGGGGAGGAAGCAGCTGCCGCCGAAGAACCGCCAACAACCGACAAGCAATCGGAACAGGCAGAAGAAAGTAGAAGACCTGAAACAGCGGAAGCTGCAGATTCTACTCCAGCGCCAGCTCCTGCCCCGGCACCGCCTGAGCCTCAAAAGAAAACCGGTTCGCGAAAGTCAAAGGCACCGCCACGCCATGTGGATGGCGATGGCGAGGACGCAACCGCTGCAGATGCACCACCGCCAGCTAAGCGAAGAGTTCCGGCCGAGGGATTAAATTCTTCTCAGACCACCTCCGCTTCAGCTGGCACTGGTGCTTCTAGTAGCGCCAAAAAATCGGTTAAAAAATCCAAGCCCACGGCAGCAGTTACCCCCATACAAAAACGATCTAAGCCTGCAAAC CAAAACATTCAGAACGACTTACTTATGGTGTACTTACCCACGGCAAAGTGTTTAGGAATCAACATCAACTATCAGAGACCGGAGCGCTTCGAGAGTCCTGCCGCCGAGAAGGCCTGGGTCGAGAAGTCCCGGGAAGAAGCCCACGAGCTGAAACTAAAACTGGAAAGTGGGCAGCTGGAGCCAGAGTCTATGCCCGAAAGGATAGTTGTTGAACCGACTCGGAACGAAATCCCCAAACTGGAGGCCATGCGCTTCATTGAGGAACTAATTGAGCACGAGGACGGCCTGTTTATGGAACGCGACTTTATCACACTCTCCCAACAGCTTCGGGAATGCTTAGGGCTGAGGAGAGCTAATGTTGGGAAATGCCTTGAGATTCTGGAACAGTTTAAAGAAGTGGATTTAACTAGACTTATGCTGTTGCGGAACCCAGAATGTGTCGACATTATGCGAAGATTGCGGAGGTACGTGGGCAACCTAGAGCTCTGGAAGATGAACTCCACAGACGAAATGGAGTTCAAGGAAAAGGCACAAATTATTCGCAAAGTTTCCACCGGTATCTATGACAGCTTCAAGGCTCTATTCGCTCCCCTACCGGAGCAAGAGGACAATTTTTGGGTAGACTTTTGTGAGAAAGTTCGTATTTACAAGAATTATACGAAAAACATGAACGAAAATCTTCGGGTAACGATGAGCGAAAGTGGTTACAACAACTTGGTTGTAGCCAAAGAGAGCGCGGCTTCTACAGCTGCCGCCCAACAGTAA
- the LOC108122142 gene encoding probable ATP-dependent RNA helicase DDX55 homolog gives MSRKKWTSLDKPPLSEPVLQVVESFGFQQMTPVQTAAIPLLLARKDVSAEAVTGSGKTLAFLVPLLEILQRRHKETPWGPKEIGALIISPTRELARQISEVLAKFLEHEDLDYLNQQLIVGGNSIEEDIATLRKETPCILVCTPGRLEDLFQRKGSDLNLAARVKSLEFLVLDEADRLLDLGFKTSVNNILGYLPRQRRTGLFSATQTTEVTDLIRAGLRNPVLVSVKEKASVNTPARLQNFYKIVEPERKFISLLEFLSSPATRTGKVMVFFPTCACVEYWAEALPPLLPKRTVLGIHGKMKNKRANVVEKFRNEPNAVLLSTDVLARGLDVPEIEWVVQWDPPSTASSFVHRVGRTARQGNEGNALVFLLPSEDAYIHFLKINQKVELNELPEEDEPASYELPVVLKKLHQQQAADKGVYDKGMRAFVSHVRAYSKHECSAILRLKDLDLGKMATAYGLLQLPRMPELKNYSGDGYIAPEFEVDLTKMTYKNAQKEQVRQQKLQTYEETGSWPGQKLHKKQTESWDQTKKAKMDAKSKKELRKAKKQRKKAAEGESGPLKRKKKQQFSQEDLDELASDIRLFKRLKKKKITEEDYEKAMGIEGDD, from the coding sequence ATGTCTCGTAAAAAGTGGACTTCTCTGGACAAACCGCCGCTCTCCGAGCCTGTGCTACAGGTGGTCGAGAGCTTCGGCTTTCAGCAGATGACCCCGGTGCAAACGGCGGCTATCCCCCTGCTGTTGGCCAGAAAAGACGTTTCGGCAGAAGCTGTAACGGGCAGTGGGAAAACGTTGGCTTTCCTCGTGCCTCTGCTGGAAATTCTTCAAAGGCGCCACAAGGAGACGCCATGGGGACCCAAGGAAATCGGAGCACTTATCATCTCACCAACAAGGGAGCTAGCGCGCCAAATATCCgaggttctggccaaattcCTGGAGCACGAGGATCTTGACTATCTGAACCAGCAGCTTATTGTGGGCGGCAATAGCAtcgaggaagatatagccacctTGCGAAAGGAAACACCCTGCATTCTTGTGTGCACTCCAGGCAGGCTGGAGGATCTGTTCCAGAGGAAGGGCAGTGATCTAAACCTGGCAGCGCGAGTCAAGAGCCTGGAGTTCTTGGTTCTTGACGAGGCTGACCGGTTGCTGGACTTGGGATTCAAGACCAGTGTCAACAATATTCTGGGCTACCTTCCTCGCCAGCGCAGGACAGGACTCTTCTCGGCCACTCAAACCACCGAGGTCACGGATCTGATACGTGCTGGTCTCCGGAATCCCGTTCTGGTTTCTGTTAAAGAAAAAGCCTCCGTCAACACACCCGCCCGGCTGCAGAACTTTTACAAAATCGTCGAGCCAGAAAGAAAGTTCATATCCCTGCTGGAGTTTCTATCCTCTCCAGCTACCCGCACCGGCAAGGTGATGGTGTTCTTTCCCACCTGTGCTTGCGTGGAGTACTGGGCGGAAGCCCTACCACCATTGCTGCCCAAGCGTACGGTTCTGGGTATCCATGGAAAGATGAAGAACAAACGGGCTAATGTGGTTGAAAAGTTCCGAAACGAACCCAATGCTGTGCTACTAAGCACAGATGTCCTGGCACGCGGGTTGGATGTGCCCGAGATCGAATGGGTAGTTCAGTGGGATCCACCATCTACCGCCTCCAGTTTTGTACATCGCGTGGGAAGAACGGCCCGTCAAGGAAACGAGGGAAACGCTTTAGTGTTTCTTCTGCCCAGTGAGGATGCGTATATACACTTCCTCAAAATCAACCAGAAGGTGGAGCTGAATGAGCTGCCCGAGGAGGATGAACCAGCATCCTACGAGCTGCCAGTCGTGCTGAAGAAACTACATCAACAGCAGGCCGCGGATAAGGGTGTCTACGACAAGGGAATGCGGGCTTTTGTGTCGCATGTGCGAGCTTACTCGAAACACGAGTGTAGCGCCATTCTTCGGCTTAAAGATCTGGATCTGGGCAAGATGGCCACCGCTTACGGACTACTCCAGCTGCCCCGTATGCCGGAGTTAAAGAACTACAGTGGAGACGGCTACATAGCGCCCGAATTCGAGGTGGATCTCACCAAAATGACCTACAAGAATGCCCAGAAGGAGCAAGTCCGGCAGCAGAAACTTCAAACTTATGAGGAAACAGGCAGCTGGCCAGGTCAGAAGCTGCACAAGAAACAGACCGAGTCTTGGGATCAAACGAAGAAGGCCAAAATGGACGCCAAGTCGAAGAAGGAACTCCGAAAGGCAAAGAAACAACGAAAGAAGGCGGCTGAAGGAGAGTCGGGGCCCTTGAAGCGAAAAAAGAAGCAGCAGTTTTCTCAAGAGGATCTGGACGAGCTTGCCAGTGACATCCGGCTCTTCAAGCGTCTCAAAAAGAAGAAGATCACCGAAGAGGACTATGAGAAGGCTATGGGTATTGAGGGCGATGATTAA
- the LOC108121906 gene encoding mitochondrial intermembrane space import and assembly protein 40-B, protein MSYCKEYGKDKVCFVTKEDHSTPSTIELPPPEQPEGVITKDGNINWSCPCLGGMATGPCGVDFREAFSCFQYSKADPKGSDCYDAFTKMRDCFQRYPTVYNKSGGDDDDEDGLGGALGDGDGDKSADPLADAPEPEPTEVLAGPNSTSVVAKQ, encoded by the coding sequence ATGTCTTACTGCAAGGAATACGGCAAGGATAAGGTGTGCTTTGTCACCAAGGAGGATCATTCGACGCCCAGCACCATCGAACTACCCCCACCGGAGCAGCCAGAAGGAGTGATCACCAAGGACGGTAACATCAACTGGAGTTGTCCCTGCCTAGGAGGCATGGCTACCGGTCCCTGTGGTGTAGACTTCCGCGAAGCCTTCTCCTGTTTCCAGTACAGCAAGGCCGATCCTAAGGGCTCTGATTGCTATGATGCATTCACCAAGATGCGTGACTGCTTCCAGAGGTATCCCACCGTCTACAACAAGTCTGGTGGCGATGATGACGACGAGGATGGATTGGGAGGTGCACTGGGTGACGGGGATGGTGACAAGAGCGCAGACCCACTGGCCGATGCtccagagccagagcccacAGAAGTATTGGCTGGACCCAATAGTACCTCAGTGGTTGCGAAGCAATAG
- the spn-A gene encoding DNA repair protein Rad51 homolog yields the protein MENLTNVQEEEEEGPLNVTKLIGGSITAKDVKLLQQASLHTVEAVANSTRKQLMAIPGLGGGKVEQIIAMATRLVPLGFLSAKTFYEMRADVVQLTTGSKELDKLLGGGIETGSITEIFGEFRCGKTQICHTLAVTCQLPISQKGGEGKCLYIDTENTFRPERLSAIAQRYKLNEAEVLDNVACSRAYNSDQQTKLIQMAAGMLFESRYAVVIVDSAMALYRSDYIGRGELAARQNHLGLFLRMLQRLADEFGVAVVITNQVTASVDAVPGMFAGDSKKPIGGHIMAHASTTRLYLRKGKGETRICKIYDSPCLPESEAMFAILPDGIGDAKEN from the exons ATGGAAAACCTAACGAATgtccaggaggaggaggaggaggggccCTTGAACGTGACGAAGTTGATC GGTGGTTCCATTACTGCAAAAGATGTTAAGCTTCTCCAGCAAGCCAGCTTGCACACGGTGGAGGCCGTGGCCAACTCCACCAGAAAGCAGTTGATGGCCATACCCGGTCTGGGGGGAGGCAAAGTTGAGCAGATCATTGCGATGGCAACTCGGTTAGTGCCTCTGGGATTCCTTAGCGCTAAGACGTTCTATGAGATGCGAGCCGACGTTGTGCAGCTCACCacaggatccaaggagctggACAAGCTGCTGGGAGGGGGCATCGAAACGGGATCCATTACGGAAATCTTCGGAGAGTTTCGATGCGGAAAGACGCAGATCTGTCACACCTTGGCAGTGACATGCCAACTCCCGATTAGTCAGAAAGGCGGCGAAGGCAAGTGTCTCTACATCGACACGGAAAACACTTTCCGACCGGAGAGACTGTCAGCCATAGCTCAGAGATATAAGCTGAACGAAGCGGAGGTACTGGACAACGTGGCCTGTTCCAGGGCTTACAACTCTGACCAGCAAACCAAGCTCATCCAAATGGCAGCGGGTATGCTCTTTGAATCGAG ATATGCCGTGGTCATTGTGGACAGCGCCATGGCCCTCTATAGATCAGATTACATAGGCAGGGGCGAACTGGCTGCCCGTCAAAATCATCTTGGTCTGTTTTTGCGGATGCTTCAACGCCTGGCGGATGAGTTTGGAGTGGCGGTGGTTATTACGAATCAGGTCACAGCCTCTGTTGATGCTGTACCTGGCATGTTCGCTGGAGATTCTAAAAAGCCGATTGGAGGGCACATAATGGCGCATGCATCAACAACGCGGCTCTATCTACGGAAAGGCAAAGGAGAAACCCGGATATGCAAGATTTACGATTCGCCCTGTCTACCGGAATCTGAAGCGATGTTTGCTATTCTGCCGGATGGAATTGGAGACGCCAAGGAGAATTGA
- the LOC108122203 gene encoding dual specificity protein phosphatase 18 isoform X1 produces the protein MQELIVGGGGIISYANENVENENCQKNLNLFKVEEHTPYPGLSRLTPSLILCGAAAVVPAYMDKLGVSCVINVAPELPDTPLSSDKNIVYLRINAQDRSQVDLSQHFDEVADLVEEVRLSGGCTLIHCVAGVSRSASLCLAYLMKHSGMSLREAYKHVQSIRPQVRPNSGFFQQLRQYELQLRGTNSVEMVYFASLDKEIPDILEPEYRAMEDFYQRYRSALKRR, from the exons ATGCAGGAGTTAATAGTTGGAGGCGGCGGAATCATTTCCTATGCTAATGAGAATGTCGAGAACGAGAATTGCCAAAA aAACTTGAACCTCTTCAAGGTTGAGGAACACACCCCCTATCCGGGCTTGTCGCGCCTGACCCCTTCCCTGATCCTTTGCGGGGCAGCCGCAGTAGTTCCCGCCTACATGGACAAACTGGGTGTGAGCTGTGTCATCAACGTGGCTCCCGAGCTTCCAGACACCCCCCTATCCAGCGACAAGAATATCGTGTATCTGCGCATCAATGCCCAGGATCGATCGCAGGTGGACCTCTCCCAGCACTTTGACGAAGTCGCCGATCTGGTCGAGGAAGTGCGTCTCAGTGGCGGGTGCACCTTGATCCACTGCGTGGCTGGAGTGAGCCGATCTGCCAGCTTATGCTTAGCCTACCTGATGAAGCACTCGGGGATGAGTTTACGGGAGGCCTACAAACACGTCCAGTCTATACGGCCACAGGTGCGACCAAACTCCGGGTTCTTCCAGCAGCTGCGACAGTATGAACTGCAACTGCGGGGAACCAACTCCGTGGAAATGGTGTACTTTGCATCGCTGGACAAGGAGATCCCCGACATCCTTGAGCCCGAGTACAGGGCCATGGAGGACTTCTATCAGCGTTACCGCAGCGCACTGAAGAGGCGATAA
- the Rpp14a gene encoding uncharacterized protein Rpp14a, which produces MSGYQYLDVKLKLRDPESVTLNQVFLYGCIHNSLESVFGEIGGQTDLELLKLSADEGRFLVRIPEDFLERVRIAIALIGQYQGVPCHFQVLETSATPLDLE; this is translated from the exons ATGAGTGGTTACCAATATCTGGACGTCAAGCT AAAACTCCGTGATCCTGAATCAGTAACTTTAAATCAGGTATTTCTATACGGCTGTATTCACAACTCTCTGGAGAGTGTCTTTGGCGAAATTGGTGGCCAAACCGACTTGGAACTTTTGAAACTCAGCGCTGACGAGGGACGCTTCCTAGTCCGGATTCCCGAAGATTTTCTGGAGCGAGTTCGTATCGCTATAGCTCTGATTGGCCAATACCAGGGAGTGCCCTGTCATTTTCAAGTGCTCGAAACTTCCGCGACCCCTTTGGACCTCGAGTAA
- the Jasper gene encoding PC4 and SFRS1-interacting protein isoform X2, which yields MGKEKAAKTFNIGDLVFAKVKGYPAWPAKITKCNNKKYNVYFYGTGETANIKLEDLFAYVGNKDKFATDRNMKRAKFSEAIDQIESALRGEDSAPIDLSGGEEAAAAEEPPTTDKQSEQAEESRRPETAEAADSTPAPAPAPAPPEPQKKTGSRKSKAPPRHVDGDGEDATAADAPPPAKRRVPAEGLNSSQTTSASAGTGASSSAKKSVKKSKPTAAVTPIQKRSKPANCLGININYQRPERFESPAAEKAWVEKSREEAHELKLKLESGQLEPESMPERIVVEPTRNEIPKLEAMRFIEELIEHEDGLFMERDFITLSQQLRECLGLRRANVGKCLEILEQFKEVDLTRLMLLRNPECVDIMRRLRRYVGNLELWKMNSTDEMEFKEKAQIIRKVSTGIYDSFKALFAPLPEQEDNFWVDFCEKVRIYKNYTKNMNENLRVTMSESGYNNLVVAKESAASTAAAQQ from the exons ATGGGCAAGGAAAAGGCTGCCAAGACTTTCAATATTGGAGACCTTGTGTTTGCCAAGGTCAAGGGTTATCCGGCGTGGCCCGCGAAGATCACCAagtgcaacaacaaaaagtacAATGTTTACTTCTATGGGACGGGGGAGACGGCAAATATTAAATTGGAGGACTTGTTCGCCTACGTAGGGAACAAGGATAAGTTCGCCACTGACAGGAACATGAAACGCGCCAAGTTCAGTGAAGCCATTGACCAAATAGAGAGCGCCCTGCGTGGCGAAGATTCCGCGCCAATCGATTTGTCCGGTGGGGAGGAAGCAGCTGCCGCCGAAGAACCGCCAACAACCGACAAGCAATCGGAACAGGCAGAAGAAAGTAGAAGACCTGAAACAGCGGAAGCTGCAGATTCTACTCCAGCGCCAGCTCCTGCCCCGGCACCGCCTGAGCCTCAAAAGAAAACCGGTTCGCGAAAGTCAAAGGCACCGCCACGCCATGTGGATGGCGATGGCGAGGACGCAACCGCTGCAGATGCACCACCGCCAGCTAAGCGAAGAGTTCCGGCCGAGGGATTAAATTCTTCTCAGACCACCTCCGCTTCAGCTGGCACTGGTGCTTCTAGTAGCGCCAAAAAATCGGTTAAAAAATCCAAGCCCACGGCAGCAGTTACCCCCATACAAAAACGATCTAAGCCTGCAAAC TGTTTAGGAATCAACATCAACTATCAGAGACCGGAGCGCTTCGAGAGTCCTGCCGCCGAGAAGGCCTGGGTCGAGAAGTCCCGGGAAGAAGCCCACGAGCTGAAACTAAAACTGGAAAGTGGGCAGCTGGAGCCAGAGTCTATGCCCGAAAGGATAGTTGTTGAACCGACTCGGAACGAAATCCCCAAACTGGAGGCCATGCGCTTCATTGAGGAACTAATTGAGCACGAGGACGGCCTGTTTATGGAACGCGACTTTATCACACTCTCCCAACAGCTTCGGGAATGCTTAGGGCTGAGGAGAGCTAATGTTGGGAAATGCCTTGAGATTCTGGAACAGTTTAAAGAAGTGGATTTAACTAGACTTATGCTGTTGCGGAACCCAGAATGTGTCGACATTATGCGAAGATTGCGGAGGTACGTGGGCAACCTAGAGCTCTGGAAGATGAACTCCACAGACGAAATGGAGTTCAAGGAAAAGGCACAAATTATTCGCAAAGTTTCCACCGGTATCTATGACAGCTTCAAGGCTCTATTCGCTCCCCTACCGGAGCAAGAGGACAATTTTTGGGTAGACTTTTGTGAGAAAGTTCGTATTTACAAGAATTATACGAAAAACATGAACGAAAATCTTCGGGTAACGATGAGCGAAAGTGGTTACAACAACTTGGTTGTAGCCAAAGAGAGCGCGGCTTCTACAGCTGCCGCCCAACAGTAA
- the LOC108122202 gene encoding mitochondrial nicotinamide adenine dinucleotide transporter SLC25A51, translated as MKDDGDGDPESALPNDVQTADPLAPPHAHSVNIMAPPGKSVGEPRPASVFTERFFGAFQWEEFACGCGAAFVNITATYPIYKMIFRQMLHGVPITSAFAQLRHEGLGFLYRGMLPPLAQKTISLSIMFGVFDGTRRYLVEDYDMNDYGAKVIAGVVAGSAESILLPFERVQTLLADSKFHQHFSNTTNAFRYVVANHGYRELYRGLEPVFWRNGLSNAFFFVLREEASSRLPKRKSVSSRTAQEFVAGAVIGASISTIFYPLNVIKVSLQSEMGHRSEGSWAACKRIYRERNYRIANFYRGCAFNTGRSFISWGIMNTAYENLKKLIADEQPQIAVVNSK; from the exons ATGAAAGACGATGGAGACGGCGACCCCGAATCCGCTCTGCCAAATGACGTGCAAACAGCTGATCCACTAGCTCCACCTCATGCCCATTCCGTAAACATCATGGCTCCTCCTGGAAAGAGTGTGGGAGAACCCCGTCCCGCCAGCGTTTTTACGGAGCGTTTCTTCGGCGCCTTCCAGTGGGAGGAGTTCGCCTGCGGATGCGGAGCAGCCTTTGTCAACATAACAGCCACCTACCCCATCTACAAAATGATTTTCCGGCAAATGCTGCACGGCGTTCCCATCACCTCCGCCTTTGCCCAGCTAAGACACGAGGGATTGGGATTCCTGTACCGCGGAATGCTGCCACCTCTGGCCCAGAAGACCATTTCCCTGTCCATCATGTTCGGCGTGTTCGATGGCACCAGAAGGTACTTAGTGGAGGACTACGACATGAATGACTATGGTGCCAAAGTGATTGCTGGAGTGGTGGCGGGCAGCGCCGAATCAATTCTCCTGCCCTTCGAGCGAGTACAAACCCTGCTGGCGGATTCCAAGTTCCATCAACATTTCTCCAACACAACCAACGCATTCAG GTATGTGGTGGCAAACCATGGCTACCGGGAGCTCTACAGGGGATTAGAACCAGTATTTTGGCGAAACGGATTGTCAAATGCATTCTTCTTTGTGCTGCGAGAGGAAGCCAGTTCAAGACTGCCAAAAAGA aaATCCGTGTCCAGTCGAACGGCCCAGGAGTTTGTGGCGGGCGCAGTGATTGGAGCCAGCATTAGTACAATATTCTACCCGCTAAACGTAATCAAGGTGTCGTTGCAAAGTGAGATGGGCCACCGATCGGAGGGCAGCTGGGCCGCCTGCAAGCGAATTTACCGGGAGCGCAACTACCGCATAGCTAATTTCTACCGTGGATGCGCCTTTAACACGGGAAGGTCTTTCATCAGCTGGGGAATCATGAACACCGCCTACGAGAACCTGAAGAAGCTAATAGCTGATGAGCAACCGCAGATTGCTGTGGTTAATAGTAAATAG